The genomic interval AACATCCTGATTATGCTATTCTTGCTGCACGCGTGGCGATTTCAAATCTCCACAAAAACACATTGAAGTCATTTTCGGCAACAATGAAACGTCTTTATACTTATGTAGATGTTAAAACAGGTGAAAATGCATCCTTACTTGCAAAAGAAGTTTATGATGTAATACGCCAGCATGCTTCACTTCTGGATTCAACTATTATATATGATCGTGATTATGCCTATGATTATTTCGGTTACAAAACGTTAGAAAAATCGTATCTGTTAAAAGTAGATGGTAAAATAGTTGAACGTCCGCAGCATATGCTGATGCGTGTTGCTATTGGTATTCATCAGGAAGATGTCCAGGCTGCTATTGAAACGTATCATTTACTTTCTGAAAAATGGTTTACACACGCAACCCCTACTTTATTTAATGCAGGTACACCAAAACCTCAGATGTCGTCTTGTTTTCTTCTGACAATGAAAGAAGACAGCATCAGTGGTATATATGATACATTGAAAAGCTGTGCACTGATATCCCAGTCGGCTGGCGGGATTGGACTGAGCATTCATGATGTACGTGCAACTGGTACTTATATTAAAGGAACGAACGGACAATCCAATGGTATTGTACCAATGCTTCGTGTATTTAATGATACGGCAAGATATGTTGATCAGGGCGGCGGGAAACGTAAAGGTTCTTTTGCTATATATATGGAACCCTGGCATGCAGATATTTTCGATTTCCTGGATCTGAAAAAGAATCATGGAAAAGAAGAGCAGCGTGCCCGTGACTTATTCTTTGCATTATGGATTCCTGATTTGTTCATGAAGCGTGTTGAGGCCAATGATACCTGGTCATTATTCTGTCCTCATGAATGCCCGGGACTTTCTGATACGCACAGTGCAGATTTTGAAAAGCTTTACGAGCGTTATGAAATGGAAGGCAAAGCGCGTAAAATAATAAAAGCGCAGGATCTTTGGTTTGCTATTATGGAATCACAGATTGAAACTGGTACTCCTTATATGTTGTATAAGGACCATGCAAACAGCAAATCGAATCAGAAAAATCTGGGTACGATCAAGTCTTCAAACCTTTGCACTGAAATTATAGAGTACACAGCACCGGATGAAGTAGCTGTTTGTAATCTTGCATCTATTGCATTACCTAAATTTGTAGAACAAGGCGCAGATGGCTTCATGCGTTTTGACCACCAGAAGTTATACGAAATCACGAAAGTGATAACGCGCAATCTTAACAAAATCATTGACCTTAATTTTTATCCGGTTCCGGAAGCAGAGAAAAGCAATAAACGCCATCGTCCGATCGGTATTGGTGTGCAGGGATTAGCAGATGCATTTTGTATGCTGCGCATGCCTTTTGATTCTGAAGAAGCACGCCAATTGAATAAAGATGTTTTTGAAACCATCTATTATGGTGCCATGGAGTCATCTATGGAACTGGCTATCAAAAACGGGCCTTATGAAAC from Dyadobacter sp. NIV53 carries:
- a CDS encoding ribonucleoside-diphosphate reductase subunit alpha, whose product is MYVIKRDGRRESVKFDKVTARIEKLSYGLDSNYVQPVEVAKKVVSGIYDGVTTAELDNLAAETAASMTTKHPDYAILAARVAISNLHKNTLKSFSATMKRLYTYVDVKTGENASLLAKEVYDVIRQHASLLDSTIIYDRDYAYDYFGYKTLEKSYLLKVDGKIVERPQHMLMRVAIGIHQEDVQAAIETYHLLSEKWFTHATPTLFNAGTPKPQMSSCFLLTMKEDSISGIYDTLKSCALISQSAGGIGLSIHDVRATGTYIKGTNGQSNGIVPMLRVFNDTARYVDQGGGKRKGSFAIYMEPWHADIFDFLDLKKNHGKEEQRARDLFFALWIPDLFMKRVEANDTWSLFCPHECPGLSDTHSADFEKLYERYEMEGKARKIIKAQDLWFAIMESQIETGTPYMLYKDHANSKSNQKNLGTIKSSNLCTEIIEYTAPDEVAVCNLASIALPKFVEQGADGFMRFDHQKLYEITKVITRNLNKIIDLNFYPVPEAEKSNKRHRPIGIGVQGLADAFCMLRMPFDSEEARQLNKDVFETIYYGAMESSMELAIKNGPYETWEGSPISQGIFQFDMWGVKPESKRWDWEKLRKGVIQNGVRNSLLLAPMPTASTSQILGNNECFEPFTSNIYVRRVLSGEFVVVNKYLLKDLVKLGLWNEEMKNNLVRASGSIQPIPNIPQNIKDLYKTGWEIKQRSLLDMSADRGAFICQSQSLNIFMEEANFGKLTSMHFYAWKKGLKTGMYYLRTRAASDPVQFTLSKQAEAQIEPAMEVIAEKELNYVQYAEEHAKPVSPRDSRSDMQCSLDDPENCEACGS